TCCAAATAGGCAATTGGGTCAAGCTCATTTGTGGTGCTAGCTTTGAGGTACTTAATCCCTAATTTTTCAACTTATTtagtttatttttttataaataattatacTAACTTATTGTTGCATATTTTATGTCCAGGATGTGGTGGATATAAGGAACCTTTCACTTGTTTACACTCTTGCTGGAGGTAATATATCCATATCCATTTTCATATTTACATTCCTAATATTTAAATATCTTTAACGAATTACTTTGATTTTGTTGTCAAGTTTAACAATTTTCACATGGGTAAATCGATGCATGTCTTCTGAATTATTCAATTGACAACCTTTAGCTGTCTTTTGACTATAAACTGGCGGTTATTGAATTGTacaatacttgaaagcatgttaaaGACGGCCCTATTAAAGCTGTCGAtagaaaaatcaattttttttttgtttttttactaAAATCAAAGAATTTGTTTGTACATTAAAGCATGTGTTTGTAAATTTTATCGTAGTTGATTGTATTGATTGTGCCGCTGATGCGGCGGTGGTGAATGCGGTGAACGAAGGTATCGATGCAGCGAGAGGTATCTTACCTATTATAAGGCCTTGGGTTATGATaagtgttaatgatgatgaagatcttCATTTTCGCAAAGCCGGTAATATCTACTTCATTAAATTTATTATTGTCTAATTTACCCAAAATTATCTTGTCTTTTACCAAACAAACTTTCATCGTGTCAGAATACGATTTATTATATTATAAGTATTCACGAAAATGTACCGCTAGGTTCAGTATCTGATATACGTTTGTAATAGCTTTACAGAATTTGATCCAGATGAGTGTCCAGTCGATTGCTCAGGACCGTGCGAAAGAATATGTCCTGCTAATGCAATTACTCTACAGAGTGAACTTGTAATGTTCATCGTCATATTTTACCATCATAAGTTTCTGTAATTTTGAATTTGGTTAACGAAATTATGTTTTTTTGGATTTTGAATGTTGGATTTGATATGTAGCCAGGAGTAATAACTGAGAGATGCTATGGTTGTGGACGTTGTTTTCCAGTTTGTCCATATGATAAAATAAGTCTCtccttttttttcttttcatttttcttccAAAAATTCATGATCTTTTCACATATTTTATCTGATTAATAATTCGGTTGATACAGAAGCAATCTCGTATGTAAGAGATGCTGCTGCAACATCTAAACTTCTTGCGAGAGATGATGTTGATGCTCTCGAGATACATACCAATGGAAGGTAaccttttttttttccttctatttTTCTGTATAATTTCACTTGTTTACGCTTTAGATTATAAAACATTTTTTAATAATTTGTATTCTCATAAAGTTTATAAATGACTAAAAAACACATTTGCAGACAGACTGATTCATTCAAAGAGTTATGGAATGGTTTAGGAGAATCTGTCAAGCATCTAAGACTATTAGCAGTAAGTGTAGAACCTGCTATGATTGTTCGGTTGTACATAAACCTTAAAAAGTCAAATTGTGCGTCTTTTGTACGCGTAAATATAGGAGATCTTTGATAACACGACTAGTTATGTTTCTATGCAGGTTAGTTTACCTTATGTTGGGGATTCAACTATCTCCATGATGAACACAATGTACTCTATTATGGAATCCGATCTCGATTGCTTAAATTTATGGCAAGTGAGTACAATAGCGATAAACCTCTTTTATAAATAAtaagatgttatatgtataatgCATATTGAATATTATGTACATTTTCTGATGTATAGAGCAAAATAtcgttaattatagttagatggtCGGCCAATGAGTGGAGACATCGGGAGAGGTGCCACTCGAGAATCCATTACTTTTGCCCTTCGTTTGGCTTCTGCTAACGACAAACCTCCCGGTTAGTTTTCCGTTCAATTTTCCGTTTTAGCCCTTTTGTTTGTGCAAGTAAACACATAATGACTCGTTTTTTTCGTCTTCATTGATAGCTACTTAGTTTTTTGTTAGCATATCTTAAGTTTAATGTATGCAGCACAAAATGTGTAGCATAAATTTAAAACCTACAAATGCTGTAATTGTATctcaaattaatttttttttctctgtAATTTGTCCTTGTTTGGACTAATTGTTAGTATGACATAGGTTTTCTGCAGCTTGCGGGTGGTACAAACGCTCATACAGTGGACGGGTTAAGAAAACATAACCTTTTCCAAACGACAACAATTCGTGGTGCAAATCTTACTCCTTACCTTGAACATTTTACTACTTTCATGTTAATCAAAAAATTAAGTACTTCTCAAAGCAATTTATATTGCACAATATAGTATACTCATCTGTAGCTTTTTGGCCTCAGCAGAAAACTCAGAAAGTTCAACGGCGTCATCTAATTCAAATGCTTTGATCGGGGGAATTGCTTATGGTGGTTATGCCCGCAAGGTCAGTACTTTATTTCATTGATCTTAAATATATGAAAGAACCCTAAGTTTTTTGATGTTCGATCTATATGTTGCTATTAGGTAACCACTGTTTTCTGAAAATGTTTTTTccttgatctttttttttttttctcgtagATTGTTGGAAGAATCTTGAGTCGTATGGAATCGGAGGGTGGACTTGCTCACATCGAATTGTATCCCGACTATCTGTTAATGTCAGTTATTGAAGCAATGAGCTTAGTAGGAGGGGTCAAGTCTTATAAGTTATAATATGAGTTTAGACATTGTAAATAACTAAAATGTGTTACTTTCAACACAACCTTTAATAGTCAAATGTTACCACTTCGGGGGTCTTGGGTCTTGGCACATTTATATAATTACCTATTCGAATTTGAATGATATAAAGAAGTTACGTCATAATTCATACACGGCTCAAAGGTCAGGTCATTGAGTAAAATGTGCAAAATGCTCTTTGTGTTTGTTTTCTCCTAAATCTGCTGCTCAAATAAACTTGTTCGCAATATTTTTCGGCTGCTTGAGTGAACCAAATAGATGCTTTATACAGTATTTTTTTTGTTTATGTTTATTCAAAAGTCATTAAGTCAAAGCTTGACTGTGAcactaaaatttaaaaaaatattcaAGAAACACACACATTATCCATCTATTGTCATGGACAAAAGTAAATAGTAAATATATAGAAACCTAACACACACTGTCATTTGTAACTTGATCAGTTGATTGTTTTCCAACACTTTCTTCCATATTAAGGAAAACTCAAATGAATATAATATTAGAGGTCAAAGGTTAACTTGCAGCAAAAAAAAAGGACCATATCCAACTAAGAAACAAAAgcagatatattttttttattccatTTTTGAGAATCAAAtttaaaaaattataataagttagtttTAACAAACAGAGGCACACATCTTGTGCTTTAACGATACTTGAATCCACAACCAGTTGGTTAATAGACACGAGCCAAATACCATTTGGTTCAACTTGCTTTATATAAAGATACAAACTTCAACTATAACTATaactgcttctaaccaacacattCTAACTGATTTATATCTAACTTAAATTACTGTTACATTATTTAACAGGAAGCAAAGAATCATTAATGGGCATATATAGATTGGTGACATTTATTTAGTATATATGGGCTGAAGCACCCACCGAAGCATGCAGTACATACTACGTTGCAAAATAAAAATCGTTGAAGAAATAGTAGTGAAATCTACGATACAGAAGCCCAGCTCTCATCTTTTACGTTCAACCGCAAACTTCTTTTGCAAAATTTTAAGCTTATATAGTATTTCTTGGAATGTTGGCCGCAATTGCGACTCGCTGACCATGAAAAAAGAAGTCGTCTATCACTATTTCTACTTTATAAAAAAGTATTTAAATTTTAATACTACGTAGCATTTATTAAAGAGACCAACTAACCTGTAC
This genomic stretch from Rutidosis leptorrhynchoides isolate AG116_Rl617_1_P2 chromosome 11, CSIRO_AGI_Rlap_v1, whole genome shotgun sequence harbors:
- the LOC139877102 gene encoding uncharacterized protein isoform X1, whose amino-acid sequence is MGLNLYCLAAAPNIHFPCKLNANVNKSIEKVKDLVIRTSKVPSFTTSPHKSLQIGNWVKLICGASFEDVVDIRNLSLVYTLAGVDCIDCAADAAVVNAVNEGIDAARGILPIIRPWVMISVNDDEDLHFRKAEFDPDECPVDCSGPCERICPANAITLQSELPGVITERCYGCGRCFPVCPYDKIKAISYVRDAAATSKLLARDDVDALEIHTNGRQTDSFKELWNGLGESVKHLRLLAVSLPYVGDSTISMMNTMYSIMESDLDCLNLWQLDGRPMSGDIGRGATRESITFALRLASANDKPPGFLQLAGGTNAHTVDGLRKHNLFQTTTIRAENSESSTASSNSNALIGGIAYGGYARKIVGRILSRMESEGGLAHIELYPDYLLMSVIEAMSLVGGVKSYKL
- the LOC139877102 gene encoding uncharacterized protein isoform X2; the encoded protein is MGLNLYCLAAAPNIHFPCKLNANVNKSIEKVKDLVIRTSKVPSFTTSPHKSLQIGNWVKLICGASFEDVVDIRNLSLVYTLAGVDCIDCAADAAVVNAVNEGIDAARGILPIIRPWVMISVNDDEDLHFRKAEFDPDECPVDCSGPCERICPANAITLQSELPGVITERCYGCGRCFPVCPYDKIKAISYVRDAAATSKLLARDDVDALEIHTNGRQTDSFKELWNGLGESVKHLRLLAVSLPYVGDSTISMMNTMYSIMESDLDCLNLWQLDGRPMSGDIGRGATRESITFALRLASANDKPPGFLQLAGGTNAHTVDGLRKHNLFQTTTIRENSESSTASSNSNALIGGIAYGGYARKIVGRILSRMESEGGLAHIELYPDYLLMSVIEAMSLVGGVKSYKL